A window of Pyrus communis chromosome 3, drPyrComm1.1, whole genome shotgun sequence genomic DNA:
AATCGCCTTGGTGCGTGAAATCTGTTTACTGTCGAAATAGTTGAAATTTTCGCCTTTGGCATCAGTTTAAATTCGTCGCCATGTCATTGCGCAGGCGAACCTTGCTCAAGGTCATCGTTCTCGGCGACAGTGGGTACGTTTTAGGGTTTCTGATTCTTCAGCAATTGTAGTTTATTTCTATATTTTGTGTGAATTTTAGGGAttaaatttgtgtttttttcttctgttaGGGTTGGCAAGACCTCGTTGATGAACCAGTATCCTTCATTCACCATCTGTGAGATTATTTtcgttaattttaatttttttttttccaatttcgGTGTTGGATTTGTGTAATTTTCGTCGTGCGATCTCAGAAATCTAATTAATTGAGGTGAATTAAGTTTAATTAGATGGATATTGTTTATGATCTAGAGATGGGGCACTGTTATATTAATGAGGTATCGgtttaattatgttttttttgggTGTTAAGACTGTGTGGTTCTTTAACTGATGGCTTAGATATGTGCACAAGAAGTTTAGTCAGCAGTATAAAGCTACAATTGGTGCCGATTTTGTCACCAAAGAACTCCAAATCGATGACAGGCTCGTCACTTTACAAGTGGGTTTTCTGGTTCAATGGTATTTCAGTGTTCTGTTTGGTATAATTTAGGGTAATTATTGTTGGAATTGTGGGTGCTAATTTATGTGGTTTTAACTGTTTTCTTTCGTCTGGAAGATTTGGGACACAGCCGGGCAGGAAAGATTTCAGAGTCTTGGAGTTGCATTCTACAGAGGAGCAGATTGCTGTGTTCTTGTTTATGATGTTAACGTAATGAAGTCCTTTGATACTCTAGATAATTGGCATGAGGAGTTTCTCAAGCAGGTTTGTTTCATGCCTTTCTCAATTCTTTATATATTTATCTGATAACTTTCTCTTGCCAAACTGATGTACTGTGCTGTGAGATTCTCAAGTAGGACCATTATCAGTTGGAAACATATGTTGAGGATCTGAGGTGCAGTTCTTATTGTTATCTGGTAGCATAGTGTGCCAATTGTGTTACAAGATCGAACTACTTATATAAATGTGTACACACACATAGCGTTTCTCAGTCATTCTATATTCAAGCAAGGATATATGTTCGTCAAAAGGGCCCTATCATTTGCACTCCCAAAAAGGCATATAGTACTCCTCCCAAGTGAATTAAATAAAGGAGAAAAGTTCATGATAATTGACATAATAAAACTTGAGTAAACATTGGCAGCATTGGCACAATGGAATATAACTGCCTTAGAGAAGTAATGCTAGTTCTGTATCACTTCTGTTCATACTGCAGTTTGATCAATAATGAGCTATTTGCTTTATCTTGGGCTAGCTACTTAAGTTATAACAATTTCTTTTGGTAGTGGGGTTTTCTAGACTGAAGAATGAATATGGCGGCAGGGAAGACTAGTTTAGAGCTTAAAAATACTGAATAGTAGTTGTCTAATgcgtaattattttttattggtttgttttttatttagaGTTGGCttgataatatatatgttttctaTTGTTTTTGTCTAATGAGAGAGGTAACaagaaaaaaggaggaagaattAAGAGTTTTTTAAGTAAAATGAATACAATTCTGATATTGGACGTTTTAGTTTTTTCTATTAAccattctctctttttcccCTTATTTTCGTTGGCCTTTGAGACAAATGCAAAAGTATTTTTCTTCCCAAGTATAAAAGCAATCAATATTCCATCAATGCTCCATTTCCTGGGACCTTTATGTCGTATGCAAGAAGGGAATTCCCATGTAGGGAGTAAAGGTTGCTTATCTTACTTCCATCCATCATTTCTTGCTTCAGCTGAAAAATTGTAGAATTTGCAGAGGATTCTTCCAGATGAATTACCATTTTAGCACTAATTTCCAAATGCTGTTCTGTGTGTGTTTTATGGTGTATTTGACACGAGAGGACAGTTGAGCCTCGGATGGTACTAAGTTTCCATGCTATAGgcttttaattttccattttgtgCTTGCTTTTCCATGGATGGCTACATAAGGCTGCCTTTCTCTTATTTCTTTAATTCTATACATTCCTTATAACAGTTTGTTTATCTGAATTAACACGATTACCTTATTTTATGTTGTCATTGATTTAATTATAAAACATAGTGGTTTGATAAAGATGTCTCTAAGCAGTTTTGAAAGTTGTAAATATATACCTTTCAAGCCTAAGCAGTTTGGCGTACAGTTctgtaatttgaattttttttttttttttttttcagaaaatgcatatattttgttttaatgcGTATATCGTTTCTGTTCTAATTGTTTCCCAGGCCAACCCTCCCGATCCCAAGACATTTCCGTTTATCTTGCTTGGTAACAAGATTGATATAGATGGGGGGAACAGTCGTGTGGTAAGGATACACATTTGTAGTGCTGTCTACAACTTGTCCATGTACATCATTctaattattttctttacagGTGTCGGAGAAGAAGGCAAAGGACTGGTGCGCATCAAAGGGGAATATACCTTATTTTGAGACATCAGCAAAAGAGGATTACAACGTTGATGGTGCATTTCTTTGTATTGCGAAGACTGCTCTTGCAAATGAACATGAGCAGGACATGTAAGTTTATATGGAGGATATTGCCAAGTTCTTTTTTAGAATATATTTAAGTTCATCAGCTATTCCAGATTCAGAAGACGAGCATCTGCTCTCTTTTGGAAGCATCCGCATAGTGGATCGATAATTCTATATAGTGTATTTGATAATAGTGTATTTGATAATAGTGTATTTGATAACCCTAGACAAGAATTAGATAATGAACATGATAGTTTTCATTATGAATGTAGTTTTTAGTTCTCACTTTTATGACATGAAAGATAAAACCTAGTATATTGGTCTTCTTAGAACTTAGTTAAGATCTTTTAGGGAAGAATGGTCGCATGCGTAGATAAAGCCTGGTTTCACCAGTCACAATAGTTGTAAGTATAGATAAAGCCTGGTTTGACCGGTCGCATCAGAGGATGTGCATTTGAATTGGACTAAGTACAGCTTGAGACGAGGTAAGGGGCTCGGCTGTGTGGAAGCAGATGACTAAACTAAGTCTCGTTGTCCCACATAACGGATCTTTGCTGTAAAGCAATCAAAGTATAAGCATCTGATCTTGATCTTTCCAAATTCCGTCAAAAACTTCTTTGTAGAATAAGCATATgattataatgaaaattttccttcAGAACATGAAAACCTTTCAATCAGCTTATGGTGTCCCCAACTTTCAATTACCTTACAGTTTACCCCAACTGTATATCTACAGGGCATCAGTATCTATCTTCCTGCTATTATTGCTGTATGCTTATATGAGGTATTTTATGACCCTCCAAACCTGCCTTATTCATCATTGTTCCTTTTTCCTTTCTACTTGCAGATATTTCCAGGGTGTCCCGGAGGCTGTTACAGAGTCCGATCAGAGAGGAGGTGGCGGCTGTGCATGCTGAATTTATTCGAGCAATTCACCTCCAATGCTGGGTTGcctaattttcattattttgttgTCCGATTCATAGGCATTGTTTGTACACGATGTATACTAAGTTCTGTTGTTTAGCGATGCTCTACTTTTTCCAATTTGAGGAAAGTAGTCCCTATTTTTGTCAGAGGAACGCCAAGGAAAGCAGTCGCTATGAGTTTTGCTTTGACCTTGGAAACGAAATCGATGCTTGTAGTTTTGACTTGTGAGAGAATCAACTTCATGGAATTTTCAAAGTTAATATATGGGATGGACTGACTTATGTGATATTGAGCTACTATCTTTGATTCTTTTTACAACTTTTGTTTACCATGTACCCCAAGTACGGATATTCATCTTACATATTATAGCTTTATAGTTTAGTTTAGTAATCTCTATCATACGCCAAGCCATGTTTACTTACAAAGAATGAGAATTGAAGTCATTTGATTCTGGAATTATTTGCGTATATTAAAACATATGTATGAGAATCATTTCACTTCTAGGCTCTTCCGGGTGATTACTGACACATAAGAGAATCGAAAGTGTTGGCTTATCTTAAAATCCATAATCAAATACCTAAAATTCGGGAATCATGTTGACTAGGGGCTAGTTGATCCAATTCCCTCTCGCTTCAAATGCTATATGTTCGAAATGTGCACCAGCCGTTCAATGGATGTTTGCCACATGGTATCTCTGTGGATACAAGAGTTTCTCTCGACGAAACCTACATAACATAGCCTACCCTAAACTACAGCTATGTGtcaacaattttcaattttcctgCAACATGTATACTAATCAAACCAAAATCCCGACACAAAAACCAACAATCTTTGCTAGCAATAAGCCTCCCCTTACACAAAACCTCTCACTATACCAAAATCTTGGTTGTTTCAGTTGTCCACCCTCCCTCACTTCTTCAATTCCTTGACTTTGAAGACTTTATAGGTTTTGAAATGTAAATCGCGTTACGTTATGTACTAGAgaggatttgacgaaatttcaaaataaaagagTCAAATTGGCGGGGACATGTGATTTTGACGTTTACATTATGCGGAGATGAATTAGGTTGATTTTTTTGCGGTTCTAATAATCGGACTAgaattctctccccttctctttccatccccttcctctcacattctcttattttgtttttctcttgctataaaaaattaatataagatgtgatgttgacgtggcttaaccgtgaccgttcaaataggaggggaaggaaaaaaagagtggagagaatcctactccctaATAATCAATGGCCTTGTTCGTGAAATGACGACACTTTCCCTGACATTCCTGCCACATAAATCATTATAACGGATTCTCTATCATTCTTGCAGCACAAGTCATCATATCGATTCTTTGACGGAACGTATGGCAATGGGGCGTAGTGAGCGAGTTGACTTCGCGTGAATCAGGTGAGACGAAATAAGACGAAATAAGTTTCAGGGGTTAGTAAGATCGAGTTTGAGTTTCAAGAGGAGTTGCTGAAAATAAACCTTATATTCATACCTGCCTAATGCAATAGGGTAGTGCTTAAGTTCCGCAGGTGATGGGAAGGGGAAAGGGCTTAAGGTCTCAAAGCACCTGATGATTAGAGAGGTGATCGTCCATCCACCTAAAGAACAAGAGCTAGGCAACAGCCGACGGGTTTCAGGTTGGGACCAGTGCCCAGTAGACAGAGCTAATCCTTTTCCGAGGTTCCGAATACACTTTTGCAGCATACCATAAAATAAGTTTGTTTtttaaagggaattgttattggcactccaaattcttcattctacactccaaactttctatatttagaaagaaaaatacacttatgaagagtgtagaatgagatttttggagtgtcaataacacttccctttttaAATCCTTCGAATAATGTCTCAAACCTCCATAGCCAGCTTACTAGCAGTTCAAAATCAATAAATGCACAATCCTCTTCAAAAAACCTCAAAAATCAAGCATACAATATCTTGGATTCTTTACAGAAGCTATATAAAATGTAAGCGGGAAAATATGGAAACTAACCCCGTGAGTACATCCACAAAAGTTTTGCAAGGGGATTACACTTTGTGACAAAGTCTAATCCCCATGCAGCTTGTCGCGGATgagcatcttttttttttttttgtcaaaattcagTAAATACTTCAGAGTAGCTTTCAGTGATTACGAAtcaatttttaacaaaatttgagAGCAATTGGAGAAACTAATGAACCTTACAAGAGAAGCATCAATGGCGCCTTTCACCAACCAAACTTTTTCAGCAAATCCCGGGTTCTCTTCCTCATTCGAGTAAAAACTATGATCACGAGAGCGATGATCCATGGAGGGAAGTTACCTCCAGTAATGTTTAATTTCTGGATCCATTGCGGAGGATCCCTCAAAACCAAAGTTATCAGGATGGTCATAAAAGCTACTCCAATTAAGATTTTCGTCACTGGTTGGATCATGGAATCCTGCATTAAGAGAATATGAACATACAAGAACTCAGTAGCAGAACTGGCACCAAAAGAATACTGGAAGTGTCACTGTTTCACTTTAATGAGAGAACAATTGTTCCTCTTTCAGTATTCGTGATCAGAAGGAAATGGGAGTATGGAAACACAAATTATACAGAAAGGTAACAATTCCTTACAGACTGCTCATAAAATAGACGACAAACAAGGTACGAATTGAAATCCTAGAGATGGATTTAGTGGGCAGTTATTCATGTTACAGTTAACAACACCGCTGTGTTGTTGTGGCACAGTGCTATTAGCACGGTGCCTAAACCCAATCACTTTAAGGGGGTGATTGCACATTTGCTCGTCATAAAAATGGGCTTAAGCATCCACCAAAACAACGACGTGAAATCCTATTTTTTAGGAATATGTGGTCCTAAAACTCGGTGTTTATCAAACAAACAATCAAAGCTCTACAAGATGAATCACGTAGGGTTCTTAGGGGCATTTAAATCATTTACATGCTTAGACCACAAATGAAATGCAGCAAGTTAAACTAATCGAAACATGAAAACCGATGGCGATGGCTCGAATTCAACCAAGTAAGTTGCTAATATCTCTTGCTCTAAATTCTAAAGCCTCTAATTGTAAGAGGAACTACTATATTGCTAACTGAGAGTGACAactgaaaacacatatataactccaaaaccaaaaaacattAAATGTATTTACCCTAATATATCTCTCACACATGCAaagtaaatttatttaaaaggaaaattaatgaaaaaggcttgaaaactttaagggttaataataaggacaaaataaaagataaaatgaatagtacatgATTGagtttttagtgtaaaaatatgattttttttgctAGAATGAACAGTactttcgttaaaactcccttatttAAATACAATACAAttcactacaaaaaaaatatacaatgcAATACAATTTTCTCGGCATCCAAACAGATAATTCATCTGACTAATTTTATCAATTGGGTTTTGGCAATCATGTTCTAACAAAAGGTGAATCTTATAAAATTTTACCTTAGGCTCTCCGTCGATGTGAACCGTGGCTCCATCTCTATACGGCAGCATAGACCTGCCGTTTCTAGGGTTAAACCGGATCGGAACCCCGCGACCCGATTCGGTATTGAAAGCGTAAAGCGATTTGAATCCATACTTGTCGAGAATGTCTCCGACCTCCAACTGGTTCTGGTCCCAACCTCCCAGACTCGACTTGAACGTGTCGATCGGGCCTTTCCCTTGTCGATACAGGCAGACTTCCACTTCTGGAACCTTCGTCCTCGCAGTTTTGAGATTCGGATTAGGAGAAGACCCGTCGGATTTTGGACCCGTTTCCTCGATTTCCACGGTTTTGTTGTCGGCTTTCTCGTCCatttttttggattttaggTTGCAATATTTTATGTCCAAGTTTGTGTTGTATTATTTataggttttgtttttgaggtGCGCATCGGAGGCATCAAAGGCAAACGGGTCAACACGCACATGCTTGCAGGCGGTTCACCTTTACGTCCTCTATAACTCATGGATTTTAGCCGGGcctattcaattgagattttaaaaagattttaatttttgttaatgaATTTAGATCTATTTAATTTGAATGGTAAATaattctctgaaattcaatttgtattcaatcagaattttaagatattttattaaaatctttagaAATTCAAGTGTATcgaattaggattttaaagaagtttataacattccaggtgcattcaattaggaatttatttttaagaattttaaaaagttgagagaattgaagagattttgtagtgtattttaaagtttataaccaaaaaaatttaatcaaaacatttTGTTACCCGcgcctgatttttttttttttttttgttggtcaaTTTATCTGCGTCCGGTAGGATTACAAGATGCATAttgttttgtgaaaaaaaaaaaaaaaaactcttgtATATTAGTATGAATTGGGAGCCTAGATGAGTAGCTACAGTTTTGATGAAATATGAATGAGAGATTCTCTGTTGGAATGCATTTGTTGTCACTGCTCTGAGACGTATAAAAAGTAGAATTAACAAGACTTAATGCCCCATGAAAGATCAGTTAATTCAGTTTACTTGTCACACAAGAAACTAGATATATCCATGCTACAGTTCTTCCCAATGTAAAGAACAGTGTTGAGAATAGGAATCTTGTGATGGGTTTATCAGCTAGTAATCGGTAATGGACTTGCTTTTGAGTTTCTGCAGTATTTATTGCGTTTCTTGTGCCGAGAAACCAGATAATCATGTGCATCTCAGTCTGCTTATTCCGCGATTACACTGAAAAATAGTCTCCTATTCATCCAAAAGAAAATCTACCAGTATTCAATTGATCAATGATCAATAAGccagaaaaaaaggaggagagaGTAGCTAAAGAAGATGATGGACAAGGAAAATGTAACTAGCTGTTTACAATATGCTTGGTTGCATGCATATTTTGTGTGCATACACTCGTATGTGCGATTAAGAAACTTGCTAACTAATTAGCCAGTGCCATTCTCTGTACTGTGTCCTGATTTGCTGAAACAATATGAGGAATCCAACCACCCTGCATTCTTTGCTCGTTCAACGTAATGTGTAAATTGTTTCTGGGCATTAGGAACATCCAAAGCCAAATCATCTAGAGACTCTGCAACTCTACCAAACCCCTTTGCCATTTGGTTCATTGTGATGAGTCCAGAGCCAAAACATACCTCCAGCAAAATCCAAAGTCTCTCATTCTTCTTTTCCATAATCGTCACCAGAGCTTTTTTGACAACCTCATGGTTGAAAAATGGCATGCCTAATTCCTTCATGCAGCGGCAAGCCTCTCTTACATCCCCTCCAGACTCAAACTCTTCCAGCAACTTCCCAATCTTGTCCTTCACATCCTCAACTGCCCATCCAGGTCTGCCACCACCACCCCAACACCTTAATATCCGCTCCCCAGAAAGCCGAGCCTTTAGCAATGACTTGGCCATTTTAAGGACCTTGCTCCCAATTGACTCTTGTGCCAAGCACTGACTTCCAATCTCTTCCAAGTTCTGTGGGGCTAGAATTTCGTCCACCACAGATCTAGCGAGAAACATTGCAAGATCTTCGACAACTACTGGATTATCCAGAGCTGTGTCATCTGCAGATTCTAGTAACATCACAAACCCATTTACAACATCATCAGCTGGAAAACACAGGGATGACAGTAAAATGGATGCCATTTCTTTCTCTCTGTTCTTCCGATCCATTGCTAGAGTTATCAATCTTTTAACAAAGATAACATTCAGCTCAGGTGAATAAGTACTATTCTCAGACTCTAGACTACTGTTTACTTTTGAGATATCCCCAGATAAGTACTCTTGAATAATAGATTGGGAACACTATCTTCTAAAGATCGCTTTTCTGGTTGCAGAGAGAGTGATTTCAAAGATGAAGCACACAACCAGCCCTCTGATGCTGCCTTGGAGATCAATGACTGCAATATACCCCGTGCATTTGGTATGTCGAGTGATAAGTCGTCAACATAGTCAATCATCCTACTAAAGCCTTTTGATACTTGACTTGAGTTTATTAAACCTTCTTCAGCAGCTTCTTTCAGCAAATCTAGTAGCTGGCCTTCAACTTGACACCTCTCCATTGCCATTACAAGAGCTCGTTTAACTATTTCATGGTGAAAAAAAGGAACTTTCAAATCCTTGATGCATCTGCACGCCTCTTTCTTCTCACCACTCACTACATACTCtatcaacaaatcattaatctTAGCTTTGACATCCTCCACAGTCATTTTCTTGCTACCTCCCCATCGCCGCTCAATGATTTCTGCATGGAGCGGGGCTCCTAAGTAGCCCTTTTCAGCTCTTTTCAATACTTCAATCCCTTTCGAATCTTTGGGTAAATAGttcatttgtttcttcaagAATGCAGGAGGAAGTATGTCATCAACCACTGCTCGGGCAATGAACAGTGCAAGGACATCAACTGTATCTGGTATATCCACAATGAAGTCATCCGCAGATTCTATCAATTTGCAGAACCCCTTGTAAACTTGTGGGGGGTGAATGTAGTCAGCATATAGTCCAGATAAAAGAACAGCagccatttctttttctttatcatGCCTATCCATCGCCTTAGAGACAAGCTTCTTTACGAAATAGTAGTTGTATGTAGGCCTATCAAGCTCTCTAAGTTTATTTGCAGTCGAGGTAATGTCATCAGTAGCAAAGTATTCCTCCACTACTATTGTAGCTTTCTTTTTGTACTCCTCAAAATCGACCCTCTCTTTTCTTGCATCGGAATTTTCACATTCCTGCAACCAATACACGTAATTGGTAAACACAATGAAAATAAGACAATCAATATTGAAGATGGCAAATAAACTGATCATTTTTCATAACAAGATCCAAAAAGAGTTAAATATGAAGGTGTGAGCTGTTCAGTTACTTACCTCACTGCTATTGAAGTTTGGGTCATTCGGGTCAGCAGTGAAACTGTCATCTTTATCAAGTAACCCGCCCCAGGTGCCTTTAGCCCCAGAACCACCTGCATTATGATAATCTTCATAAAATTAAGAGTAAAAAcctaattttgaattttgacatTCAGAACTCTTT
This region includes:
- the LOC137729365 gene encoding ras-related protein Rab7 isoform X1 encodes the protein MSLRRRTLLKVIVLGDSGVGKTSLMNQYVHKKFSQQYKATIGADFVTKELQIDDRLVTLQIWDTAGQERFQSLGVAFYRGADCCVLVYDVNVMKSFDTLDNWHEEFLKQANPPDPKTFPFILLGNKIDIDGGNSRVVSEKKAKDWCASKGNIPYFETSAKEDYNVDGAFLCIAKTALANEHEQDIYFQGVPEAVTESDQRGGGGCAC
- the LOC137729365 gene encoding ras-related protein Rab7 isoform X2 gives rise to the protein MSLRRRTLLKVIVLGDSGVGKTSLMNQYVHKKFSQQYKATIGADFVTKELQIDDRLVTLQIWDTAGQERFQSLGVAFYRGADCCVLVYDVNVMKSFDTLDNWHEEFLKQVSEKKAKDWCASKGNIPYFETSAKEDYNVDGAFLCIAKTALANEHEQDIYFQGVPEAVTESDQRGGGGCAC
- the LOC137729366 gene encoding uncharacterized protein, encoding MDEKADNKTVEIEETGPKSDGSSPNPNLKTARTKVPEVEVCLYRQGKGPIDTFKSSLGGWDQNQLEVGDILDKYGFKSLYAFNTESGRGVPIRFNPRNGRSMLPYRDGATVHIDGEPKDSMIQPVTKILIGVAFMTILITLVLRDPPQWIQKLNITGGNFPPWIIALVIIVFTRMRKRTRDLLKKFGW